A single genomic interval of Candidatus Polarisedimenticolia bacterium harbors:
- a CDS encoding CoA-binding protein, producing the protein MTERCEIPRANPTPEEIRDILQGARRIAVVGHSDDPGRDSHRVGRYLASQGYEVFAVNPNARSSPDLKFYPDLASVPGPIDIVDIFRRPGAIPAIVDEAIRLGAKTVWMQLGLADNAAAEKARAAGLRVVMSRCIMQDHRALEAR; encoded by the coding sequence CCGACCCCCGAGGAGATCCGCGACATCCTGCAGGGCGCCCGGCGGATCGCCGTCGTCGGGCACTCGGACGACCCGGGGCGCGATTCGCATCGCGTAGGGCGCTACCTGGCGTCCCAGGGATATGAGGTCTTCGCCGTCAATCCGAATGCCCGCTCGAGCCCGGATCTGAAGTTCTATCCCGATCTCGCGTCGGTCCCGGGGCCGATCGACATCGTGGACATCTTCCGCCGCCCCGGGGCGATCCCGGCGATCGTCGATGAGGCGATTCGCCTCGGCGCGAAGACGGTCTGGATGCAGCTGGGGCTGGCCGACAATGCCGCGGCCGAGAAGGCGCGCGCCGCCGGCCTGCGGGTCGTCATGAGCCGCTGCATCATGCAGGATCACCGGGCGCTCGAGGCCCGCTGA